A region from the Muribaculum gordoncarteri genome encodes:
- a CDS encoding ABC-F family ATP-binding cassette domain-containing protein, whose product MATSFLQIDNLTKSYGDRMLFDGVTFGVYEGDKIGVIAKNGTGKSTLLNIIAGIESADSGDVTFRNGLKVGILEQTPRFAPGSSIMDACLLGDNAMCHAIAEYETALLSGDNDRLNEAIHDMDAASAWDYEDKMKQLLGQLNLHDITASTDNLSGGQAKRVALARVILGEPDLIILDEPTNHLDIEIIEWLENYLTRSRVTLLMVTHDRYFLDRVCNKIIEIDRQQIFTYEGNYDYYLRRRQERIDAITSEMAKVKNTLRKEQEWMRRQPQARAGKAKYRIDAFYDLKKRSHVDLSDDNVELNVKSSYIGSKIFEARGINKRFGDKVILDDFNYTFARYEKLGIIGHNGAGKSTFIKMLQGIVPADSGEWNVGETVRFGYYSQEGIEFDDNKRVIDAITEIAEDIVVNGDVRYTPMQFLTHFLFSPTDQQKYIHTLSGGERARLHLAAVLMRSPNFLILDEPTNDLDIMTLGILEDYLAKFKGCLIVVSHDRFFLDSIVDHLFVFEGDGAIKDFPGGYTDYRTWLNAQPKPQAEAEKQAAKTVRERPRRSSDNRMSYKEMREFEALTDEIEKLNTEKAALDAVFNSGEVVDDIIEKSARYEEIKALLDEKEMRWLELSEKDQ is encoded by the coding sequence ATGGCCACAAGCTTCCTCCAGATTGACAATCTCACTAAAAGTTACGGCGACAGGATGCTGTTTGACGGCGTCACGTTTGGCGTATATGAAGGCGACAAGATAGGCGTTATCGCAAAAAACGGAACGGGAAAATCGACACTGCTCAACATCATAGCCGGCATTGAAAGCGCCGACTCGGGCGATGTCACATTCCGCAACGGACTCAAGGTGGGTATTCTGGAGCAGACGCCGCGCTTCGCTCCCGGATCGTCGATTATGGACGCATGCCTGCTCGGCGACAACGCGATGTGTCACGCAATCGCCGAATACGAAACCGCTCTGCTGTCGGGCGACAACGACAGGCTCAACGAGGCAATACACGACATGGACGCCGCATCGGCATGGGACTACGAGGACAAGATGAAGCAGCTCCTCGGCCAACTGAATCTGCACGACATAACGGCGTCGACCGACAATCTTTCGGGCGGACAGGCCAAGAGAGTGGCTCTCGCCCGCGTGATTCTCGGCGAACCCGATCTTATAATCCTCGACGAGCCCACCAACCACCTCGACATCGAGATAATCGAGTGGCTTGAAAACTATCTGACACGCTCACGCGTGACATTGCTGATGGTGACCCACGACCGCTATTTCCTCGACCGTGTGTGCAACAAGATAATCGAAATCGACCGTCAGCAGATATTCACCTACGAAGGCAACTACGACTACTACCTGCGACGCCGACAGGAACGCATCGATGCCATAACATCGGAGATGGCAAAGGTGAAAAACACCCTGCGCAAGGAGCAGGAGTGGATGCGCCGACAGCCTCAGGCACGCGCCGGCAAGGCCAAGTATCGAATCGACGCATTCTACGACCTGAAGAAGCGCTCGCATGTCGACCTGTCGGACGACAACGTTGAGCTTAACGTGAAGTCATCCTACATCGGCTCGAAGATATTTGAGGCAAGGGGCATAAACAAGCGGTTTGGCGACAAGGTGATTCTCGATGATTTCAACTACACATTCGCACGTTACGAAAAGCTTGGAATAATAGGCCACAACGGAGCCGGAAAATCGACATTCATCAAGATGCTGCAAGGCATAGTGCCGGCCGACAGCGGCGAGTGGAACGTTGGCGAAACCGTGCGATTCGGCTACTACAGCCAGGAGGGCATCGAGTTTGACGACAACAAGCGCGTCATCGACGCCATCACCGAGATAGCCGAGGACATCGTGGTGAACGGCGATGTGCGTTACACCCCGATGCAGTTTCTCACCCACTTCCTCTTCTCGCCTACCGACCAGCAGAAGTATATCCACACCCTCAGCGGCGGCGAACGCGCCCGCCTTCACCTTGCGGCTGTGTTGATGAGGTCGCCCAACTTCCTGATACTCGACGAGCCTACCAACGACCTCGACATCATGACCCTCGGTATCCTCGAGGATTACCTCGCCAAGTTCAAGGGATGCCTGATCGTAGTGAGTCACGACCGATTCTTCCTCGACAGCATAGTCGACCACCTATTTGTGTTTGAAGGCGACGGTGCAATCAAGGACTTCCCCGGAGGCTACACCGACTATCGCACATGGCTCAATGCACAGCCCAAGCCTCAGGCCGAGGCCGAAAAGCAGGCAGCCAAAACTGTGCGCGAACGCCCCCGACGCAGCTCCGACAACCGCATGAGCTACAAGGAGATGCGCGAGTTTGAGGCTTTAACCGATGAAATAGAAAAGCTTAACACCGAGAAGGCTGCGCTCGACGCAGTGTTCAACAGCGGCGAGGTGGTCGACGACATTATTGAAAAGTCGGCACGATATGAAGAGATAAAGGCTTTGCTCGATGAGAAGGAGATGCGCTGGCTCGAACTCTCGGAGAAGGATCAGTAA
- a CDS encoding iron ABC transporter permease — protein MRFIILTVTLLLLFVMNLYFGSVAISAADVTDILLGHDGDYGAARFIVTGSRLPQAVTALLAGAGLAVSGLMLQTAFRNPLAGPSILGINSGASLGVAIVMLFLGGTISAGGYSVGGYVAVMAAAFAGSMLIMGLLLLFSSWLKNDLMLLITGIMVGYMTSSVISLLNYMSSADGVHSYVMWGMGNFNGVSLSRLPLFALMTLAGIVMALLLIKPLNIILLGSNYARNLGISMRRVRNLLLLATGLLTAVITAYCGPISFIGLAVPHIARLVFRTDNHRVLMPATLISGAIVALGCNLVCVLPESTILPINAVTPLVGAPVILYVILRERRGRH, from the coding sequence ATGCGGTTTATAATACTCACTGTCACTCTTCTGCTGCTGTTTGTGATGAACCTTTACTTCGGTTCGGTGGCAATATCGGCAGCCGATGTCACGGATATACTTCTGGGGCATGACGGTGATTATGGTGCCGCGCGATTCATTGTAACGGGCAGCAGGTTGCCACAGGCTGTCACAGCGCTTCTTGCCGGTGCCGGACTGGCCGTGTCGGGACTTATGCTGCAGACAGCATTCCGCAATCCGCTTGCCGGCCCGTCGATTCTCGGTATCAATTCGGGCGCAAGCCTCGGAGTTGCAATCGTGATGCTGTTTCTTGGCGGAACGATAAGTGCCGGCGGCTATTCGGTGGGCGGTTACGTTGCGGTCATGGCGGCGGCATTTGCTGGCAGTATGCTCATCATGGGGCTTCTGCTTCTGTTCTCATCATGGCTTAAGAACGACCTGATGCTGCTCATAACCGGTATAATGGTGGGCTACATGACCTCGTCGGTAATATCGCTGCTCAACTACATGTCGTCGGCCGACGGTGTGCACAGCTATGTGATGTGGGGAATGGGCAATTTCAACGGTGTGTCGTTGAGTCGGTTGCCGCTGTTCGCCCTGATGACGCTGGCGGGCATAGTGATGGCTCTCCTGCTCATAAAACCGTTGAACATAATACTCCTTGGCTCCAACTATGCGCGTAATCTCGGCATAAGCATGCGTCGTGTGCGCAACCTCCTTTTACTTGCCACCGGATTGCTTACAGCCGTCATCACCGCCTATTGCGGGCCTATATCATTCATCGGCCTTGCCGTGCCTCACATAGCCCGATTGGTATTCCGCACCGACAATCACCGGGTGCTGATGCCGGCCACCTTGATTTCAGGCGCAATCGTGGCACTCGGGTGCAATCTTGTGTGCGTGTTGCCTGAAAGCACAATACTTCCCATAAACGCCGTCACGCCGCTTGTGGGAGCCCCGGTAATTCTTTATGTGATACTGCGTGAACGGCGCGGCCGTCATTGA
- a CDS encoding ABC transporter substrate-binding protein, producing the protein MTGLLKFLYCFSFLLLAACSGGGKNVIVEALPDVPLRYAENITLKDAGDYTVAVVRNPWDTTKVLHTYILVPSDMEMPSDLPEGTVVRTPLESSLVYSSVHSSLISELGADDAITGVCDAQYIYTPRLAERIDSGIIADCGSGMSPNIERIIELHPQAILLSPYENSGGYGKIEQLGIPLIECADYMETTPLGRAEWMKFYGMLYGRYDEAEKLFNETEHSYNSLKSAVDSIAHRPKVMMDKKYGQAWYVPGVNSIVTHYLNDAGGANPFSVNENRSGSIALSPEQVLAGAQDADIWILRYNQADDMTLASLSADDAIYSQFEPWKRGVVYGCNTNYSHYYEEVPFHPHWLLNDLMRVIHPELSLTNPDWPHYFSIIK; encoded by the coding sequence ATGACCGGATTATTAAAGTTTTTATATTGTTTTTCATTCTTGCTTCTTGCCGCTTGTAGCGGCGGAGGCAAGAATGTCATTGTTGAGGCGTTGCCCGATGTGCCGTTACGTTATGCCGAAAACATAACGCTGAAGGATGCCGGCGACTACACGGTGGCTGTGGTGCGTAACCCGTGGGACACCACCAAGGTGTTGCACACATATATACTGGTGCCTTCGGACATGGAGATGCCTTCCGACCTGCCCGAGGGGACTGTCGTGCGCACACCTCTTGAGAGTTCGCTTGTGTATTCATCGGTTCACAGCAGCCTCATAAGCGAGTTGGGAGCCGACGACGCCATAACGGGCGTGTGTGACGCCCAGTACATCTATACGCCGCGGCTTGCCGAGCGCATCGACTCGGGCATTATCGCCGATTGCGGCAGCGGAATGTCGCCCAACATCGAACGCATTATCGAGCTGCATCCCCAGGCGATATTGTTGTCGCCTTACGAAAATTCGGGAGGTTACGGGAAGATTGAACAGCTCGGAATACCCTTGATCGAGTGTGCCGACTACATGGAAACGACTCCGCTCGGTCGCGCCGAGTGGATGAAGTTCTACGGAATGCTTTACGGCCGTTACGACGAAGCCGAAAAGCTGTTCAACGAAACCGAACACAGCTACAACTCATTGAAGAGCGCGGTTGACTCTATTGCTCACCGACCCAAGGTCATGATGGACAAGAAGTATGGCCAGGCGTGGTATGTGCCGGGCGTAAATTCCATCGTGACGCATTACCTCAACGATGCCGGTGGTGCCAATCCATTTTCAGTCAATGAGAATCGGTCGGGCAGCATCGCACTGTCGCCCGAGCAGGTGCTTGCCGGCGCTCAGGATGCCGACATCTGGATACTTCGTTACAATCAGGCCGATGACATGACGCTCGCTTCGCTGAGCGCCGACGATGCGATATACTCGCAGTTTGAGCCGTGGAAACGCGGAGTGGTCTATGGATGTAACACCAACTACAGCCACTACTATGAGGAGGTTCCGTTTCATCCTCACTGGCTGCTTAACGACCTGATGCGCGTGATTCATCCCGAACTGTCGCTGACCAATCCTGATTGGCCTCACTATTTCTCAATCATAAAATAG
- a CDS encoding YncE family protein: MKAKKLFLSMLGVLAMATAFTSCSSDDDDDWNDDGSKLVLPKSRAYIMNQGTQSENNSGIEFYAPNHDGEIIDDIFYKQNGARLGDTGQAMIEYEGKVFIAVHGSNYLSRVNAACVEDGRTMFSADPELKGGVRSIAAEDGYIYASFYGGIVAKINASTMKIESKLTNIGKNLENMAVCDDMLYVSNSYEIVDGNFIYLNNVIVIDLNTFKVKESIEVTQNPNQLVEEDDKVFLISWDYSAESYVLQMIDPKNGNKVSRIGYATEMAANDGVVYLLDSRTDYSNWPDVLSTVNTFSSYNVKTGTMNSTSFLKDAPAELLSTSISMISVNPGNGDIYIATTFYNKSNGNVYRFKKDGTFVEKFDCGGQNPKAAVFFN; encoded by the coding sequence ATGAAAGCAAAAAAATTATTTTTGAGTATGCTCGGTGTGCTTGCAATGGCAACCGCATTTACTTCTTGCAGCAGTGACGATGACGACGATTGGAACGATGACGGCTCGAAGCTCGTGCTTCCGAAGTCACGCGCCTATATCATGAATCAGGGCACTCAGTCGGAGAACAACTCGGGAATTGAGTTCTACGCTCCCAATCACGACGGTGAAATAATCGACGACATATTTTACAAGCAGAACGGTGCCCGTCTTGGCGATACAGGACAAGCCATGATAGAGTATGAAGGCAAGGTGTTCATAGCCGTACACGGCTCCAACTATCTTTCGAGAGTTAATGCCGCTTGCGTCGAGGATGGCCGCACAATGTTCTCGGCCGATCCGGAGCTGAAGGGCGGTGTGCGCTCCATAGCCGCCGAGGACGGTTACATATACGCTTCGTTCTATGGAGGTATCGTTGCCAAGATAAACGCATCGACCATGAAGATTGAGTCCAAGCTCACCAATATAGGCAAGAATCTTGAGAACATGGCAGTGTGTGACGACATGCTCTATGTGTCAAACTCCTACGAGATAGTCGACGGCAATTTCATCTACCTGAACAATGTCATTGTCATCGATCTTAACACCTTCAAAGTAAAGGAGAGCATCGAGGTGACGCAGAATCCCAACCAGCTGGTTGAGGAAGATGACAAGGTGTTCCTCATTTCATGGGACTACTCGGCTGAAAGCTATGTGCTTCAGATGATTGACCCGAAAAACGGCAACAAGGTGTCGCGCATCGGTTATGCAACTGAAATGGCTGCAAATGACGGCGTTGTCTACCTGCTTGACTCACGCACCGACTACTCAAACTGGCCCGATGTGTTGTCGACTGTCAACACCTTCTCGTCCTATAACGTGAAGACCGGAACTATGAACAGCACATCGTTCTTGAAGGATGCTCCCGCCGAACTTTTGTCGACAAGTATCTCGATGATTTCGGTTAATCCCGGAAACGGTGACATCTACATCGCTACCACTTTCTACAACAAAAGCAACGGAAATGTGTACCGTTTCAAAAAAGATGGTACTTTTGTAGAGAAATTTGATTGCGGAGGCCAGAATCCCAAGGCTGCCGTATTCTTCAACTGA
- a CDS encoding TonB-dependent receptor plug domain-containing protein translates to MQLTLKKSRCFMPLFVCMVLHSLNAEATVAPVSDDSITMQRIDDVVIEARRSPIKVSTAAPVQTLSGTELTRLGVQNMADAVRRFAGANVRDYGGVGGLKTVSVRNMGAAHTGVSYDGAPVSNCQAGQIDIGRFSLDNVSMLSLAIGQNEDLLQPAKLYASAGVLSIVTQRPVFDGDDKSAFQVKIKGGSFGYITPAVRWWQKLGENTVTSLEGDYMRADGNYPFRLVNGKYVTEERRNNSAITSWHGEGNLYHTFADSSNLQVKGYYYYSKRGLPGPVTLYNPVSDETLWDKNAFVQVKYRKEFSDKWNFQAQAKYNYGWNRDRDLGPQYSDGVYSATHRQNEYYVTASAVYRPVQPLQIALAQDAAINTLHSTMPECPFPTRYTSLTALNVRYRRNGLTVNGVLLGTYINERVKSGKKPDDLSRLSPGVSVSVQPWRDEQLYFRAMYKSTFRTPTFNDLYYYRLGNRKLRPEKADEYNIGVTWSILPASFMDYLSFTVDGYFNNVTDKIVAFPTTYAWTMANYGKVHVTGVDITLASAFSLSRKVQLTLSGAYTFQKAVDLTDPDSKSYKHQLPYTPRHSGNVSAVIDMPWVDVGYSIVGVGKRYCLSQNIPVNKIDGYAEHTLTVSHEFLFRGYSLDLQGEIINLTDKQYDVIKYYPMPGRSWRVTGTFKF, encoded by the coding sequence ATGCAATTGACCTTAAAGAAGTCACGGTGTTTCATGCCGTTGTTTGTGTGCATGGTTCTGCATTCGTTGAATGCGGAGGCTACTGTTGCACCGGTGTCCGATGACTCCATAACGATGCAGCGCATTGACGATGTTGTCATAGAGGCGCGACGCTCTCCCATAAAGGTTTCTACGGCGGCCCCCGTGCAGACGCTTTCAGGAACGGAGCTTACCCGGCTGGGTGTCCAGAACATGGCCGACGCCGTGCGACGCTTTGCCGGTGCCAATGTGCGTGACTATGGCGGAGTGGGAGGATTGAAGACGGTGTCGGTGCGTAACATGGGTGCGGCCCACACCGGAGTGAGTTACGACGGAGCGCCTGTAAGCAATTGTCAGGCGGGACAGATTGACATAGGGCGTTTTTCGCTCGACAATGTGTCGATGCTGTCGCTCGCCATCGGGCAGAACGAGGATCTGCTACAGCCCGCGAAGCTCTATGCTTCGGCCGGAGTGCTGAGCATCGTTACCCAGCGGCCCGTATTTGACGGCGACGACAAGTCGGCATTTCAGGTGAAGATAAAGGGCGGCTCGTTCGGCTACATTACTCCCGCAGTGCGTTGGTGGCAGAAGTTGGGCGAAAACACCGTCACTTCGCTCGAAGGCGATTACATGAGAGCCGACGGCAACTATCCCTTCAGGCTTGTCAACGGAAAGTATGTCACCGAGGAGCGACGCAACAATTCAGCGATAACATCATGGCACGGCGAAGGCAATCTGTATCACACATTTGCCGACAGCAGCAACTTGCAGGTAAAGGGTTACTACTATTACTCCAAGCGAGGATTGCCCGGGCCCGTGACATTGTATAATCCCGTTTCCGATGAAACGTTGTGGGACAAGAACGCATTCGTTCAGGTGAAATACCGAAAGGAGTTTTCCGACAAGTGGAACTTTCAGGCTCAGGCCAAGTATAATTACGGATGGAACCGCGACCGTGACCTCGGACCGCAGTATTCCGACGGAGTATATTCGGCGACACATCGCCAGAACGAGTACTACGTGACGGCTTCGGCCGTGTATCGTCCCGTGCAGCCCCTTCAGATTGCATTGGCACAGGATGCCGCCATAAACACTCTCCACAGCACTATGCCCGAATGTCCGTTTCCTACGCGTTACACCTCACTGACCGCGCTCAATGTGCGTTACCGCCGCAATGGGCTCACCGTCAACGGAGTGTTGCTCGGAACCTACATCAACGAAAGGGTTAAATCGGGTAAAAAGCCCGACGACCTGAGCCGGCTCTCGCCCGGAGTGTCGGTGAGTGTGCAGCCTTGGCGTGACGAGCAGCTCTATTTCAGGGCAATGTACAAGAGCACGTTCCGCACCCCCACGTTCAACGACCTCTACTACTATCGCCTCGGCAATCGCAAGCTGCGTCCCGAGAAGGCCGATGAATATAATATAGGTGTGACATGGAGCATTCTGCCGGCATCGTTCATGGATTATCTCTCGTTTACCGTCGACGGATATTTCAATAACGTAACCGACAAGATTGTTGCCTTCCCCACAACCTATGCATGGACAATGGCCAACTACGGCAAGGTGCATGTGACGGGAGTCGACATCACGCTCGCTTCGGCATTCTCGTTAAGCCGCAAGGTGCAGCTGACGCTTTCGGGAGCCTACACGTTCCAGAAGGCTGTCGACCTTACCGATCCCGACTCAAAGAGCTACAAGCATCAGCTGCCTTATACTCCCAGGCACAGCGGCAATGTGTCGGCTGTCATCGACATGCCCTGGGTCGATGTGGGCTATTCGATAGTGGGGGTGGGCAAGCGTTACTGCCTGTCGCAGAACATTCCCGTGAATAAGATTGACGGATATGCCGAGCACACCCTCACCGTGTCGCATGAATTCCTCTTCCGCGGGTACAGCCTTGACCTGCAGGGCGAAATAATAAACCTCACCGACAAGCAATATGATGTCATAAAGTACTATCCCATGCCCGGACGGTCATGGCGCGTGACAGGTACGTTCAAATTTTGA
- the glmM gene encoding phosphoglucosamine mutase gives MSLIKSISGIRGTIGGRPGEGLSPLDIVKFTAAYARFISGSTTRKSRTIVVGRDARLSGPMVSDLVTATLTGMGFDVVNIGLASTPTTELAVVMEKACGGIIITASHNPKQWNALKLLNENGEFLNDAQGKEVLAIAEADGYSFAEVDALGHVYSNETYNRRHIDSVLALDLVDVDAIAKADFTVAVDAVNSVGGIVIPQLLRVLGVKNIIELNCEATGKFAHTPEPIPENLTQIADLMRDGKADVGFVVDPDVDRLAIVMENGEMFVEEYTLVAVADYVLSHTPGSTVSNLSSSRALRDVTRRHGCEYSAAAVGEVNVVTKMKETGAVIGGEGNGGVIYPASHYGRDALVGVALFLTLLAKSGKKVSELKATYPEYAIAKNKIQLTPDIDVDAILEAVKKRYASETITDIDGVKIDFPDSWVHLRKSNTEPIIRIYSEASTMEKADALAQDIKSVIASLA, from the coding sequence ATGTCGCTAATCAAATCAATTTCAGGTATACGCGGAACAATCGGCGGCCGTCCCGGCGAAGGTTTGAGTCCGCTCGACATTGTGAAGTTTACGGCTGCTTACGCACGTTTCATAAGCGGTAGCACTACTCGCAAGTCACGCACGATAGTTGTTGGCCGTGACGCACGCCTTTCAGGCCCGATGGTCAGCGACCTCGTGACAGCAACTCTTACCGGCATGGGCTTCGATGTAGTCAACATCGGACTTGCATCAACCCCTACCACCGAGCTTGCCGTAGTCATGGAGAAGGCCTGCGGAGGTATCATCATAACCGCTTCGCACAACCCCAAGCAGTGGAATGCCCTCAAGCTGTTGAATGAGAACGGTGAGTTCCTGAATGACGCTCAGGGCAAGGAGGTGCTTGCAATTGCCGAGGCCGACGGCTATTCGTTTGCCGAAGTGGATGCTCTCGGTCATGTATATAGCAATGAAACCTACAATCGTCGTCACATTGACTCGGTGCTTGCGCTTGACCTCGTTGATGTCGATGCTATTGCCAAGGCCGACTTCACGGTGGCTGTCGACGCTGTCAACTCGGTGGGCGGCATCGTTATTCCGCAGTTGCTTCGTGTCCTCGGTGTGAAGAACATCATTGAGCTGAATTGCGAGGCTACAGGAAAGTTTGCTCACACTCCCGAGCCCATCCCTGAAAACCTCACTCAGATTGCCGACCTCATGCGTGACGGTAAGGCCGATGTAGGCTTTGTTGTCGATCCTGATGTCGACCGTCTTGCAATCGTGATGGAAAACGGTGAGATGTTTGTCGAGGAGTACACTCTCGTTGCCGTGGCCGACTATGTGCTTAGCCACACTCCCGGCTCGACTGTTTCCAACCTCAGCTCGTCACGCGCATTGCGTGATGTCACCCGTCGACACGGCTGTGAATATTCGGCCGCTGCTGTGGGCGAGGTCAATGTAGTGACAAAGATGAAGGAAACCGGAGCCGTGATAGGCGGTGAAGGTAACGGCGGAGTCATATATCCCGCATCCCACTATGGCCGTGACGCACTGGTGGGTGTGGCTCTGTTCCTCACTCTGCTGGCCAAGAGCGGCAAGAAGGTATCGGAGCTCAAGGCTACCTATCCCGAATATGCCATAGCAAAGAATAAGATACAGCTTACCCCCGACATTGATGTCGACGCAATACTCGAGGCTGTAAAGAAGCGTTACGCTTCCGAAACGATAACCGACATCGACGGTGTGAAGATTGACTTCCCCGACAGCTGGGTTCATCTGCGCAAGTCCAATACCGAACCTATAATACGCATCTATTCCGAGGCGTCGACCATGGAGAAGGCCGATGCTCTGGCTCAGGACATAAAATCGGTTATAGCTTCGCTTGCATAA
- a CDS encoding DUF4827 family protein, translating to MKITRNFFISLFSGVLIALSAIGCSDHESYSDGLNKETKSINAFLADQRVVGSVPADSVFEVGKDAPYYRMDEDGSVYMQVINRGDMKNRAKADDLVYFRFMRYNLHTYAATGELEKELNNSENVNNNASFRYLNFHTSSSSAWGQALQMPLNYLGYGCEVNIVVRSAYGLTDEIASVIPYLYNVRYYKSKI from the coding sequence ATGAAAATAACTCGCAATTTTTTCATCTCATTGTTTTCAGGAGTGCTCATAGCCCTCTCGGCAATAGGATGTAGCGATCATGAAAGCTATTCCGACGGACTTAACAAAGAAACCAAGTCAATAAATGCATTTCTTGCCGATCAGCGCGTAGTTGGATCGGTTCCTGCCGATTCAGTGTTTGAGGTGGGTAAGGACGCTCCTTATTATCGTATGGACGAGGACGGCTCGGTGTATATGCAGGTTATCAATCGCGGTGACATGAAAAACCGTGCCAAGGCCGACGACCTGGTATATTTCCGCTTTATGCGTTACAATCTTCACACTTATGCCGCCACGGGCGAGTTAGAAAAGGAGTTGAACAACTCCGAGAATGTCAACAACAACGCATCGTTCCGCTATCTCAATTTCCACACTTCAAGCTCGTCGGCATGGGGGCAGGCGCTTCAGATGCCTTTGAACTATCTCGGCTACGGCTGCGAGGTGAACATCGTTGTGCGTTCGGCCTACGGCTTGACCGATGAGATTGCTTCGGTGATTCCTTATCTCTATAATGTGCGCTACTACAAGAGCAAGATTTAA